In Phycodurus eques isolate BA_2022a chromosome 10, UOR_Pequ_1.1, whole genome shotgun sequence, a genomic segment contains:
- the LOC133408866 gene encoding PRA1 family protein 3-like: protein MSEEKMARVELTPLRPWDDFFPGWDRFAKPDRKDLAKWNNRVVSNLLYYQTNYLAVSVGVFLIVGFLNPLGMFTAMAVVSGVFLSSVWAGDNRTAIRNFKRQNPTAFVIAVMVTSYILISMLGSVMVFMTAITLPLTLVLAHSSFRLRNMKNKLENKIECAGLKRSPMGLFLESLGQQEENFQKIQSFLEAKMKD from the exons ATGTCAGAAGAGAAAATGGCCAGAGTAGAATTGACGCCGCTGAGACCGTGGGACGACTTCTTTCCCGGGTGGGACAGATTCGCCAAGCCAGATAGGAAAGACTTGGCGAAATGGAATAACAGAGTTGTCAGCAACTTGCTCTACTATCAAACTAATTATCTGGCAGTTTCTGTCGGTGTTTTCCTTATTGTCGG GTTCCTGAACCCTCTCGGAATGTTCACCGCCATGGCTGTGGTCTCGGGAGTTTTTCTGAGCTCGGTGTGGGCAGGCGATAACAGAACGGCCATCAGGAACTTCAAAAGGCAGAACCCCACAGCCTTTGTGATTGCTGTCATGGTGACCAGCTACATCTTAATATCCATGCTGGGGAGCGTCATGGTGTTCATGACAGCAATCACTTTACCCCTCACCT TGGTATTGGCCCATTCTTCTTTTCGCCTGCGCAACATGAAGAATAAACTGGAGAATAAAATAGAGTGTGCTGGACTCAAAAGGTCACCGATGGGCCTTTTCCTGGAGTCCCTTGGTCAGCAAGAGGAGAACTTTCAAAAGATTCAGAGCTTCCTGGAGGCCAAAATGAAGGACTGA